In Actinoplanes lobatus, the DNA window GCGTACGCCGGGGTCAGCTGGGTTCGCATGAAGGCCGGGTCCTCGTGGTGGGCGCCCGGCAGGACGTTCAGGGCGGCCTGCCCGCCGGCCGCGGTGAGGGCCTGGTGGAGGCGCCGGGACGACTCGACCGGGACGATGCAGTCGGCGGTGCCGTGGGCGATCAGGAACGGCGGCAGCGGGCGGCCGGGCTTGACGTAGGCGTACGGAAGCCGGTCCGGTCCGATCGTGCCGGGGAGGTTGGCGGCGTCGGTGGGGCCGAACCAGTCGATCACGGCCTGCACGGTGGCCGGCACGGCGGGGTCGGCCAGCGCCGGGTCGTCGAACTCGGTCGTCAGGCCGCCGGTCACGCCGAGCATGACGACGGTGTAGCCACCTGCGGAGTTGCCCCAGACCGCGAACTTCTGCGGATCCAGGTGGTATTTCGCGGCGTTGGCCCGCAGGAAGCGGACGGCTGCCTTTGCGTCCTTCACGGCCGCGACCGGGTCCTGCTCGAGGCGGTAGTCGATGGCGGCCACCGCGTACCCCTTGGCGTTGAGGTCCGGCACGTCGGGCGTCTGGATCTGGGTGTTCACTCCGCACCGCGTCGGCTGGGGTGGCGGCGGCGCGGACGGGTCGTAACCCTGGGCGATGACACTCTTCGTGCCGGCGCGCCACCCGCCGCCGTGCACCCAGACGACCAGTGGCGCGGGTTCCGCGGCCGGCGGCGGAAGGTACAGGTCGAGCTTCTCCTCAGGGGACGCGGCGGCGTAGGCCACGTCGTAGATCGTGGAGGCCGCGGGCGCCGACGGCGACGCCGACCCGGCGGTGCGGGGCGCGGAGGCCGTGCATCCGGCGAGCACGGCGGCGGTGGCGGCAGCCAGCAAGGCCCGGCCGGACAGCCTCATGTCGACACGGTAGTGCGGTCCATATCGATGCGACAACCGTCGGCGCCGGTGGTGCAGCCGGGTCCCGTCCCGTGCGATGTCCGGCGACAGGACCCGGCTGGCCGAAGTTGCTAGTAATAGTCAATTCCGTAGGAGGTGAGCCCTACCAGAGCCACATCAACGTTGGTGAAGAAGAAGTTGTCGGCACAAGCGTTTCCCGAAGGGTAGCGGATGTTGCATCCCGTTTCCGTGGAGTTCTGGATGGCCTGCAGGATTCCTACAGCCCATGCGCGGCCCTCGGTATGGAGAGAGATGACCGGTCCACCACTGTCGCCCGACGCAGCGATTATCGCCGAACTGCCACTGGTCACGTAGTTTATCTTGATTGCACTCCCGTAGCCGTCGTCCCAGTTCAAAGCGATCTGCCTGATGGTCCCGCAGCGCTCCCCCGAGTTACCTCCTTCCTGGCATACCGGCGTGCCGACCGTGTTCAGATTGGGATCCCGCTGAGTCAGCAGGCGCGTTGTCGTCGGATTCCCGACATAAGAGCCGTTGAACACGTATTCCGAGCCCTTGCCACTGAAGACAGCAGCACCGTTTGTGCCGGTTCCCGCCTGCACAATGGAGCCGTAGCTGTAGGTTCCGGTTTCTGTTTTGTAGGGAGTGGCGGTGCAGTGGCGGGCGGAGAGGAATCGGTAAACCGATGCCCCGTACACGACACCGAAGCCATTGGTGCATATCTTTCCACCGGTGCCGACCATCAAGCCGCCCGCATAGAACGGCGGGCCGTCATCATACTTTCCGCCGGCCGGCCGCATGTCGGCATAGGTTATCGAAACCGGGACGCTCGCGGCGCTCTGCAGCGATTGCGCAACATCTGGCTGGAGCTTCGACGCGGACGGCTTCCCGTTGACAGTCATTTTGAGGCCGTCGAAGTCCGCCGAGAACCCGCCGTAGGCCTGGACGTCGATTCCATTCTTCCGGTAGGTCGGAAGGTTGGCGGCCACCTCGGCTTCGGCCGCGTCGAGCTGCGCTCTACTCGTCTTCCTCAGCGCGATGACCAGGCCAAGACCACGGTCGCTGGCGGGTTGGGCGATATCGTCCAGAACGGATGCCTGGGGGTCGCCCGACCAGTACACAATCAACGACCTGGTGCCCGTCTGGAATCCGAAGTCGACCAGGTCGGGAGTGTCTCCGAGCACATCACCGACCGCCGACCTCAGATTCGACAGTTGATCCACGACCTTGGAAAGCGACTCCACGTAGGAACGGTTGCCATGCAGGCGCGACAGGTCGACTCCGGCATTGACATCGGGGGTGCCGCCAGGATCCACCGATATTGCCGGCTTGGCAGAGGCGTCGAAGGCAAACGCCTCCGGCGGAGACGCCCCGATGATGAGAAGAAACGAGAATGCAGCTGGCACAATGGAACGCTTCATCGAGCTCCTTGCGTCGAAGACTTGATCATGCGGAGAGCGTGCATCGTAACGCGTAAATATCCGAATTTTTCTATGGAGTGTGACGCAGGTCACCGTCAGTTCGTGCGGGTGTAAACATCGAGCCTTTTCATCCTCGGTAGGTCGGGCTCCCGACCGGGGATTCCGGACCAACCCCTTCGCCTGCCCTCAAGGCCACGCTTCGCGTGCGAGGCTTGGCGGTGTGGCCGCATGGCCGGCGCGGGCGGTGTGCCCGTGGATTGTTCGGGAGGTAGTGCGGTGGAGTTCACGCGGCTGGGCCGGACCGGGCTGAGGGTGAGCCGTATCGGGCTGGGGTGCATGAGCTACGGCCGGGCCGCGGCCGGCATGCATCAGTGGACCCTGGATGAGGATGCCGCGGCGCCGTTCTTCCGGCAGGCCGTCGAGCTGGGTGTGACGTTCTGGGATACCGCGAACGTCTACCAGGGCGGCACCTCGGAGGAGTTCGTCGGGCGGGCGATCAGCCGGTTCGCGCGGCGGGAGGAGATCGTGCTGGCGACCAAGGTCAGCGGGAAGATGCACGACGGCCCGGGTGGCAGCGGCCTGTCCCGCAAGGCCGTCCTGGAGCAGGCCGACGCCTCGCTGCGCCGGCTGGGCACCGACTACATCGACGTCTACTACATCCACCGGTTCGACCCGCAGACCCCGGTCGAGGAGACCATGCGGGCCCTCGACGACCTGGTCAGAGCCGGCAAGGTGCGCTATCTCGGCGCGTCGTCCATGTGGGCCTGGCAGTTCGCGAAGGCACAGCACGCCGCGGTGGTGAACGGTTGGACGACATTCTCGGCGATGCAGGACCAGTACAACGTGCTCAAGCGCGAGGACGAGCGCGACATGATCCCGATGTGCCTTGACCAGGGGGTCGGTCTGACTCCGTACTCGCCGTTGGCCAAGGGCCGGGCGACGCGGCCGTGGGGTCAGCAGACGGCCCGCTCGTCGTCGGACGCCGTGGCCAGGGCGTTCGACCGCGACGTCGACGAGCCGGTGGTGAACGCGATCCAGAAGGTCGCCGAGGCACGCGGCGTCGCGATGGCACAGGTGGCGCTGGCGTGGGTGCTGTCCAAGCCGGTCGTGTCCTGTCCGATCGTCGGGGCCACCAGGCCGCATCATCTGCGGGACGCCGTCGCCGCTCTCGAGCTGCGCCTGACCGAGCAGGAGATCGCCGAGCTGGAGGCCCCTTACCTGCCGCAGGACAACTACTGGTGGTGATCCGCTGCCTTTCGCTGAAGCCAGCCGGCTGCCTGCGGGATCGCGGCGGTCACGGTGGCGGGGGCGGTGATGGCGGCCCACCAGGCGAGCTTGGGTTCCCGGTAGGAGCCCGGCGGTCGGTGCTCGCCTTCGACCTCCCCGCAGGGGCAACCAAGATCATCTCTATGATGCGCGCATGGAAGACGCGGGGCAGCTCACCTTTCAAACCCGACCGGACCCGAAGCTGGCGGAGGCGCTGCTACGGCACAACCTGTTTCCGATCGTCGCCGGGCTCGCGGCCGTCACGCTGGCCATCGCCGCACTGCTGTACCAGGCCGGCAATCCGGATGGCTGGGGGCTGTCCCTCCTCGTCAGCGGTGTCGTCGGGCCGCTGTACATGCTGTTCGCGATACCGCGGCAGGTCGTGAGGCGGGAAGCCCACAAGATCGGTGGGCCGGCCACTGTCCGGATCGACGCCGTGGGTCTGCACACCACCGACGGTTCATCGACGGACACCCTGCCCTGGTCGGCGATCAAGACGGTACGCCGGACGCGCGGCCAGGTCCTGCTGTTGCACAGAGGGTTCTCCGGCGCCAAGCGCCGGATGTCCGGCATCCCGACCGCTGACCTGACCCCGGCCGAACAGGCCCGGCTGCTGGCAGTCCTGCATTCGCGCGGCGCGGCGCTCACGAAAGCACCCACCCTTTGAGCGGTCTGCCCGCCGTCAGCGTGGATCTTCCACGGTTGCACGTTGCCGCGGTCCATGGCGGACGCTACGTCAGTCGCATCAGTCCGGCATGGGTTGCCTGGGAGCGGCATTTGTCGAGATAGAAGTGTTCGAGGTGTGGTTCGTAGTCAACGTGCAGCCATTCGCATCCGGCGGCACGGACCTCCTCAGCCGCGGCGCCGACCAGAGCGGACAACGACTCGCGACAAGCGATCCCCAGCCTCCAAGATCAACGAATACCGCAGCGTACGAATACTGCACCTACACCGGCTCACCATGCAGAGTTGCAGTAGCTCCGCTACGGACCGGCTGAGGTTCAGCGAGACCGTATGATCTTGATCATGGGGATCACGGGTGCTCCGCGGCTGGTCCGGCTGTCGTCGATTCTGCTCGGCGTGCTGGCGGTGACCGGTCTGTTTCTCATCATCATCGCGGTGGTGGAACTGCGGTGGTGGGGCACCTCCGCGCCGGAGAAGCTGACGGCGATCTTCGCTGACGTCGCCGATCAGGACGGGCCGGAGCCACCGCCGATGCTGCGCGGTCACGGCGGTGCGATCGAGCTGCTCGTGATGGGTGCGGTCGGCGTGGCATGTGGTGTTCTCGCGCCGCTTGTTCTGCGCGGCCGTCGTTGGGCTCGCACCACGATTCTGGTCACCACCGCGACTCTGACCCTGTGGGGCATCTTCTCCGTCGGCGCCGACGGCAGCGTCCTGACCGGATTCCCCGACTATCTCGACGAGCTGGCCGGCGGAAGCTTCGCCGCCCGCATTCCCGAGATTCAGGCGCTGCTCTACCCCGACTGGTATTCGTGGACGGAAGACATCGCCCAAGGCCTCCTCCTGGCCATGTCGCTGACCTGCCTGGCGGTTCTCGCTTGGGCCGTCATCCGGCACGGCGACTATTTCACGACCAAGAAGGGGGATCAGGCCGGGCCGGATGTGTGGCAGGAGACGCTCAGCCGCATCCACCAGAAGGGCACGGGACGATAAGCCGAGGTTCCGTGACGAATCGTCGGGTGAATGTGCGATGCGTTGTTCCACGAGGTCCGGCCTCATCTTGGCGCTTCCGATAGCGCTGCCCCACCACACACCGAGCGCGGCCCTTGACGACCGGGACGGTGCTGATCTTGGCACTCACGTACCCTGCCGGGTGTGGCATGTCGCGGGATGTTCTTTGCGCTGACGGAGGACCAGGAGGCGGCACTGATGGCGACGCGCGACGACGCCGAGGTGCGGGCGTTCGTCGAAGAGGTCGAGATGGGCGACTGGGACGGCGTACCTCTGGATTGCGAGACGGACAAGGCCTGGGATGCCATCCATCGGTGCCTGAGCGACGGCACCCTGGGCTGTGGCAGGCGCCTGTCGCCGTTGGACATGGCGGTTCTCGGCGGCGGCCATCACCACGAAGGCGATGAGTACGTCGTGGCGCACCTGCGCGCCGGCGAGGCGGCTCAGGTCGCCGACGCCCTCAAGACGGTGGACCAGTCCTGGATGCGTCAGCGCTATGACCGCATCGACCCCGGGGACTACCAGGGCGTACTCGGCGATGAGGACTTCGACTACACCTGGTACTGGTTCACCCGAGTACGCGATTTCTACCGGGAAGCCGCGGCCGCGAACCGTGCGGTCATCTTCACGGTCGATCAGTAACGCCGGAGTCGCTCCCGGCGAGGGGTACGATCGCGGGCGGCGCTGCCCGTGCGCCATATCTCCTGACCGGCGATCCACGCCGCCGGCGACGCGGGGGGCGAAGGTGGCCTTCATGCCATCGCGGGGCGTAGTCGATGCCGTCCATGTCCAGCCGCAGTAGCCGGACGGGGCCGCGGCGAGCCGACGTGGGGCGGTGCCGCTGCCGCCGTCCAGGACAGGACAGGACGTGACCGAACAGCGCCGACTCAAGAAGCTGGTGCGCGAGCGTATGGCGCGTACCGGGGAGTCGTACACCACCGCCCGCCGCCATGTGGTCATGCTTGGCCGGTCGTTCGCCCTGCGGCTGGTAGACACGCGGCGGGGCCGGACGGCGCAGTACTCGGTCGGAACGCATCCGGCCGAGGATTTCGACCAGCAGGTCGCGCAGCAGCCAGGCGATGTGTGGAACCTCGTACCCGGCGTCGAACATCACGGCGCAGTCTCAACGGCGTTTGGTGTGACAGATGGGTCCGATTGGTCCGTGCCGCCGGTCGCTGCCTGCGCAGCCCGCTCGATCTTCGCCCGATGTGTCGCGCGGGCCGCCGTGTCGATCGGCTCCTCGTACTCGGCCATCACCCCGGTCCGGCCGTCGAGCTGCTCACGCAGGATATCCGCGTGGCCGGCATGCCGGGTGGTGTCCTGCAGGACATGGACCATCATGTTGAACAGCCTCACCTCGGGGCTCGGCCACCACGGCACGTGGCCCAAGGCGTCAAGGGGAAGGTCCCTGATCGTCGCGTCGGCATGGTCCCCAGCGCGCTGGTAGAAACCGATAACCTGCTCGCGAGTCTCATCCGGCGTGACCCACAGATCGCTTCCGTCCGCATCCTGCCAGCGTGGCAGCGGCACCGGGAACGGGCGGGCGAAAATCTCGCCGAGATACCTGGCCTCCCAGGTCGCCATATGTTTGACCAGGCCGAGGAGGTTGGTCCCGGTCACCGTCAAGGGACGCCGGATGTCGTACTCGGACAGACCATCGAGCTTCCAGACCAGCGCCTCACGGGTCACTTTGAGCTGGCGGTGCAGGTAGTCCTTCGCGAAGTCATCGATCACGGGACACGAGCTTGCCAGGCGGCAACAAGAAGAGCCGCCCCGAACCTCGCGGACATGAATCCAGCGACGATCTTGCGGTGCCGAAACGTTGATGCTTGCGTGGTTGGCGCGACCGCCGAGGTCCACCGAGTCCCCCGGCGTGGTCAGCCACGTGACGGAGGTGGAACCGCAGCCCCGGGCTCTCCCGGCGTCCGACCTCGAAGCGATCTTCGGTGTGCTCGTCACCGTGCATGGCTCGCTGTTCGCTGATGATCTCCCGCCGGACTTGGTGCGGCGTCTGCTCAGCCGGCTCACCCGGCACGGGCCGCTGCCCGACGGTGCCTCGGTAGGTGAGCTGAACGCACTGCTGGCCGACCTTTGCCAGCGCATGCACTGGGCGATGTCAGAGGATTACGGCGACTGTCCAGAGCCGATGCCACGCAAAACCAGCTACTACCTCGACGTCCCGGACGAGGAGGCCGAAGCCTGCATGGCGGCACTGGTCGAGTTCGGCGGTGAGGTGAGCCGCCACCGGACCGATAGACGCCGCATGGTCAGCTCGTGGCGCCGTCTATGGTGGCGGGGTGTTTGGTCGGTGGGCCCCGCAGCTGGGCATCCTGTGGGATCTCATCATCGCGACGGTGGTGGCGACCGTCGCCGTGCAGTACCGCGGCCACTCGATAGGGGACGCGGTCATCGGGGTCAGCATGGCGGCGGCCCTCATTTTCCGGCGCTACGCGCCGGTGCGGGTCTTCGCGGTGGTCACGGTCCTCGCCTCGGTGCAGGTGCTGGTGGCTTCGGCGGTTCCGGCGGCGTACGACGTGGCGCTGCTCGTGGCGATGCTGGCGGTGGTGACCCACTCGCGTGACCAGCGGGCGGTGCACCTGTCCGGTGTGGTGGTCGCGTTCGGTGTGGTCGTCGTCGCGCTGGTGCGGATCGACGACTCGTGGTCGGGTTCCGTGTTCGACTACCCGTACCTGGCCGAGCATGTCGCGGCCCTGGCCGGCTGCGGCGCGCTGTGGCTGTTCGCCTACGTGTTGCGGACGAACCGGGAGCGCGGTGTGGTGCTGGCCGAGCGGGCGGCGACCGCGGAGCGGGAACGCGACCA includes these proteins:
- a CDS encoding aldo/keto reductase; the protein is MEFTRLGRTGLRVSRIGLGCMSYGRAAAGMHQWTLDEDAAAPFFRQAVELGVTFWDTANVYQGGTSEEFVGRAISRFARREEIVLATKVSGKMHDGPGGSGLSRKAVLEQADASLRRLGTDYIDVYYIHRFDPQTPVEETMRALDDLVRAGKVRYLGASSMWAWQFAKAQHAAVVNGWTTFSAMQDQYNVLKREDERDMIPMCLDQGVGLTPYSPLAKGRATRPWGQQTARSSSDAVARAFDRDVDEPVVNAIQKVAEARGVAMAQVALAWVLSKPVVSCPIVGATRPHHLRDAVAALELRLTEQEIAELEAPYLPQDNYWW
- a CDS encoding YcxB family protein gives rise to the protein MEDAGQLTFQTRPDPKLAEALLRHNLFPIVAGLAAVTLAIAALLYQAGNPDGWGLSLLVSGVVGPLYMLFAIPRQVVRREAHKIGGPATVRIDAVGLHTTDGSSTDTLPWSAIKTVRRTRGQVLLLHRGFSGAKRRMSGIPTADLTPAEQARLLAVLHSRGAALTKAPTL
- a CDS encoding alpha/beta hydrolase, which codes for MRLSGRALLAAATAAVLAGCTASAPRTAGSASPSAPAASTIYDVAYAAASPEEKLDLYLPPPAAEPAPLVVWVHGGGWRAGTKSVIAQGYDPSAPPPPQPTRCGVNTQIQTPDVPDLNAKGYAVAAIDYRLEQDPVAAVKDAKAAVRFLRANAAKYHLDPQKFAVWGNSAGGYTVVMLGVTGGLTTEFDDPALADPAVPATVQAVIDWFGPTDAANLPGTIGPDRLPYAYVKPGRPLPPFLIAHGTADCIVPVESSRRLHQALTAAGGQAALNVLPGAHHEDPAFMRTQLTPAYAFLDQTFNR
- a CDS encoding DinB family protein, whose product is MIDDFAKDYLHRQLKVTREALVWKLDGLSEYDIRRPLTVTGTNLLGLVKHMATWEARYLGEIFARPFPVPLPRWQDADGSDLWVTPDETREQVIGFYQRAGDHADATIRDLPLDALGHVPWWPSPEVRLFNMMVHVLQDTTRHAGHADILREQLDGRTGVMAEYEEPIDTAARATHRAKIERAAQAATGGTDQSDPSVTPNAVETAP
- a CDS encoding YfbM family protein, coding for MFFALTEDQEAALMATRDDAEVRAFVEEVEMGDWDGVPLDCETDKAWDAIHRCLSDGTLGCGRRLSPLDMAVLGGGHHHEGDEYVVAHLRAGEAAQVADALKTVDQSWMRQRYDRIDPGDYQGVLGDEDFDYTWYWFTRVRDFYREAAAANRAVIFTVDQ
- a CDS encoding chymotrypsin family serine protease; this encodes MKRSIVPAAFSFLLIIGASPPEAFAFDASAKPAISVDPGGTPDVNAGVDLSRLHGNRSYVESLSKVVDQLSNLRSAVGDVLGDTPDLVDFGFQTGTRSLIVYWSGDPQASVLDDIAQPASDRGLGLVIALRKTSRAQLDAAEAEVAANLPTYRKNGIDVQAYGGFSADFDGLKMTVNGKPSASKLQPDVAQSLQSAASVPVSITYADMRPAGGKYDDGPPFYAGGLMVGTGGKICTNGFGVVYGASVYRFLSARHCTATPYKTETGTYSYGSIVQAGTGTNGAAVFSGKGSEYVFNGSYVGNPTTTRLLTQRDPNLNTVGTPVCQEGGNSGERCGTIRQIALNWDDGYGSAIKINYVTSGSSAIIAASGDSGGPVISLHTEGRAWAVGILQAIQNSTETGCNIRYPSGNACADNFFFTNVDVALVGLTSYGIDYY